The Nocardia arthritidis genome has a window encoding:
- a CDS encoding response regulator, translating into MTVLPHTVEDTIEVLVVDDQELVRGGLRRILRRRDGFVVSECADGDEVPAAVAAERPDVVLMDLRMKRVGGIDATRRLRAIDGAPPVLVLTTFDDDQLLSGALRAGAAGFILKDSPAEDLIRAVRMVAGGGAWLDPSVTERVLSTYRSIRPAVARTDPRLSELTAREYEVLELIGRGRVNSEIARTLGISEVTVKSHVGHIFGKLELRDRAAAIVFAFDHGVVTPGESTV; encoded by the coding sequence GTGACGGTACTACCGCACACCGTCGAGGACACCATCGAGGTTCTCGTCGTCGACGATCAGGAACTGGTGCGCGGCGGCCTGCGCCGGATCCTGCGCAGGCGTGACGGTTTCGTGGTGAGCGAATGCGCCGACGGCGACGAGGTGCCCGCAGCCGTCGCGGCGGAACGTCCCGACGTGGTCCTGATGGACCTGCGGATGAAGCGGGTCGGCGGGATCGATGCCACCCGGCGGCTGCGCGCGATCGACGGCGCCCCACCGGTTCTGGTGCTCACCACCTTCGACGACGATCAGCTGCTCTCCGGTGCGTTGCGCGCGGGCGCGGCCGGATTCATCCTGAAGGATTCGCCCGCCGAGGATCTCATTCGCGCGGTCCGCATGGTGGCGGGCGGCGGGGCCTGGCTGGATCCGTCGGTTACCGAACGTGTGCTGTCCACCTATCGCAGCATTCGCCCGGCGGTGGCGCGCACCGATCCTCGGCTGTCCGAGTTGACGGCGCGCGAGTACGAGGTGCTCGAGCTCATCGGCCGCGGCCGGGTGAATTCGGAAATCGCCCGGACGCTCGGTATCTCGGAAGTGACCGTGAAAAGCCATGTAGGACACATTTTCGGGAAGCTGGAGTTACGGGATCGGGCCGCCGCGATCGTCTTTGCGTTTGACCACGGGGTGGTGACACCCGGAGAATCCACTGTTTGA
- a CDS encoding sensor histidine kinase → MDMTQAMGGPGRMAAADVFRERGRIRDRLRAFTRNPSVALRIALEELPFDYPPSLILTADAMGAMVGIAAAIQRHAYWPTPLPILAVLMLFVSVPLFCLIGIVPHPVLLGVGSLVAAALFLVQPVSADFAPFVLMIGVGEVAAIAPKRVSLVFGVAAIAELIAFAVYGHVLWDAAAVNSEGLSSYCAGVVLGWMVGVMLQFQRRHLYQEREYQQIRANQAADEERHRIAREVHDVIAHSLSITLLHLTAARHTLQTDRDVDEAVDALVDAERLGRQAMSDIRRTVGLLDSRPSKPAPEPGLADFDDLVGDFVRAGLRVDYVCDGEIDSVSAALGLALYRIGQESLANVVKHAPGASVRVRLSVDAATARLTVDNTLPGGLPAKIGQGMGLSGMRQRVELLGGRITAGPYDDGWSVRVRFPLAPAKSGACVIFKQEAT, encoded by the coding sequence ATGGATATGACCCAGGCCATGGGCGGACCGGGGCGGATGGCCGCCGCGGACGTATTCCGTGAGCGGGGACGTATCCGCGATCGGCTGCGGGCCTTCACGCGAAACCCGAGCGTCGCACTGCGCATCGCGCTGGAGGAACTGCCCTTCGATTACCCGCCGTCGCTGATCCTCACCGCCGACGCGATGGGCGCGATGGTCGGTATCGCCGCGGCGATCCAGCGGCACGCCTATTGGCCGACGCCGCTGCCGATTCTCGCGGTGCTCATGCTGTTCGTCTCGGTACCGCTGTTCTGCCTGATCGGGATCGTGCCGCATCCGGTACTGCTCGGCGTCGGCAGCCTGGTCGCGGCCGCGCTATTCCTCGTACAGCCGGTTTCGGCCGATTTCGCACCGTTCGTGCTGATGATCGGGGTGGGTGAGGTCGCGGCCATCGCGCCGAAGCGGGTGAGCCTCGTATTCGGCGTCGCCGCCATCGCCGAACTGATCGCCTTCGCCGTCTACGGGCATGTGCTCTGGGATGCGGCGGCGGTGAACTCCGAGGGCCTGTCCAGCTACTGTGCGGGTGTTGTGCTCGGCTGGATGGTCGGGGTGATGCTGCAATTCCAGCGCCGCCACCTCTATCAGGAGCGGGAGTATCAGCAGATCCGCGCGAACCAGGCGGCCGACGAGGAACGTCATCGGATCGCCCGCGAGGTGCACGACGTCATCGCGCATTCGCTCAGCATCACGCTGCTGCACCTGACCGCGGCCCGGCACACCCTGCAGACCGATCGCGATGTGGACGAGGCGGTAGACGCGCTGGTGGACGCCGAACGCCTTGGCCGCCAAGCGATGTCCGATATTCGCCGCACGGTCGGGCTGCTGGACAGTCGGCCGTCCAAACCCGCGCCCGAACCGGGGCTCGCCGATTTCGACGATCTGGTCGGCGATTTCGTGCGCGCGGGCCTGCGGGTCGACTATGTGTGCGATGGCGAGATCGACTCGGTGTCGGCCGCGCTCGGCCTCGCGCTGTACCGAATCGGCCAGGAATCGTTGGCGAATGTGGTCAAACATGCGCCGGGCGCTAGCGTGCGGGTCCGGCTTTCGGTGGACGCCGCGACCGCCCGCCTCACCGTCGACAACACCCTGCCCGGCGGACTGCCCGCGAAAATCGGCCAGGGCATGGGACTTTCGGGTATGCGTCAGCGCGTCGAACTGCTCGGCGGCCGGATCACCGCCGGACCGTACGACGACGGCTGGTCGGTTCGAGTGCGATTCCCGTTGGCACCGGCCAAATCCGGGGCGTGCGTCATATTCAAACAGGAGGCCACGTGA
- a CDS encoding ABC transporter ATP-binding protein, translating to MPEPAMLELSEITKEYRVGDQTVRALDGIDLRVESGQFTAIIGPSGSGKSTLLHLLGALDSPDRGSIRFQGAEIGALTEERQAEFRRHRVGFVFQFFNLLPTLTAWENVAIPKLLDGTALRRAKPRALELLDLVGLADRAQHRPAELSGGQMQRVAVARALIMDPPLILADEPTGNLDSKTGAAILELLGSLTGNGNSVVMVTHDMGAVAYCDRAITLRDGRINSDDLVERAVNV from the coding sequence ATGCCGGAACCGGCGATGCTGGAACTGTCCGAGATCACCAAGGAGTATCGCGTCGGGGACCAGACCGTCCGCGCGCTCGACGGCATCGATCTGCGCGTCGAATCCGGCCAATTCACCGCGATCATCGGACCTTCCGGCTCCGGCAAGAGCACGCTGCTGCATCTGCTCGGCGCGCTGGACAGCCCCGACCGCGGCTCGATCCGGTTCCAGGGCGCGGAAATCGGCGCGCTCACCGAGGAGCGGCAGGCCGAATTCCGCCGCCACCGTGTCGGTTTCGTCTTCCAGTTCTTCAACCTCCTGCCGACGCTGACCGCATGGGAGAACGTCGCGATCCCGAAGCTGTTGGACGGCACCGCATTACGCCGGGCCAAACCGAGAGCGCTGGAGCTGCTGGACCTGGTCGGGCTGGCCGACCGGGCCCAGCACCGTCCCGCCGAACTGTCCGGCGGGCAGATGCAGCGGGTCGCGGTGGCGCGGGCACTGATCATGGATCCGCCGCTGATCCTGGCCGACGAACCCACCGGCAACCTGGACTCCAAAACCGGCGCCGCCATCCTGGAACTGCTGGGAAGCCTTACCGGCAACGGTAATTCGGTGGTGATGGTGACCCACGATATGGGCGCGGTGGCCTACTGCGACCGGGCGATCACGCTGCGCGACGGCCGGATCAACTCCGACGATCTGGTCGAGCGGGCGGTGAACGTATGA
- a CDS encoding FtsX-like permease family protein translates to MTAGWDRLRLFNIGELLAHRGRTVMSMIVMAVSAGLLVSVFSISGSVTGSVDKLTKSLAGKAELEVTGITDAGFDQGLLPRIRAVPGVAAAVPMVRAQIGVDDKKALLIGADGSIAALGTALDGPLRTQASRLLTVPNGVIVGGATGYREGEHFRVGSATVTVAAVLDDATADRFNGGHLVVTTLPLAQQLLGRTGNLDSIQIVPGPNTSAAQLRSALNELVDGRAVVADPSLRTAQAGGPVTLIRYSTTMASAAALIVSGFLIYNAMSMAVAQRRPTLSLLRAIGGRRAPMVRDLLAEAALIGIVGGLIGAVFGIFLGRNAIDRLPVAVVQSMEARTEYMVPGYAIPAAVAACVLASVGAAAIAARQIYKVRPVEALVPVGVSKSDAVSPLLRWSAVLLGTAMVAAAIVIATADIGRLSLASISLSIGAAVVLCFAATEPIVRATGAVARLFGAPGALGATTLERAPRRVWATAMTVLMAVTAVVAMGNASRNLVDSAGASFDNLASSDIYVSPTSWLEFPTGPLLPPDLIGKIRAVPGVTGVDAAQMAWASLGGGRVLLQGYPNNSRAYPADLDSATLNRLAAGDGVVISRDVARAQGVRVGSTLDLPTPTGVRKVEVLRVIPYFSAIAGVVILNLDVLRQWYQRPGETVITANFAPGADQTAVLAAIHAAIPPELYVNLGKDAAAQTASSVEQGTALSNSILWITVLVATVALLNTLMLSVLDRRRELGVLRAMGTGRRFLLRTVLAEAAGIGLVGATLGLAIGAAVQFLATRALGHAMTIDVVYQASPMLVVYAAAALLLALIGSIPPALRAARMPIVEALAVD, encoded by the coding sequence ATGACCGCGGGCTGGGATCGATTGCGGCTGTTCAATATCGGCGAGTTGCTCGCCCATCGCGGCCGCACCGTCATGTCGATGATCGTGATGGCGGTCTCGGCCGGACTGCTCGTCTCGGTATTCAGCATCTCCGGTTCGGTCACCGGATCGGTGGACAAGTTGACGAAAAGCCTTGCGGGCAAGGCGGAACTGGAGGTCACCGGGATCACCGACGCCGGATTCGACCAGGGGCTGCTGCCGCGGATCCGCGCGGTGCCCGGGGTCGCGGCGGCGGTGCCGATGGTGCGCGCCCAGATCGGCGTGGATGACAAGAAGGCGCTGCTGATCGGCGCCGACGGCAGCATCGCCGCGCTCGGCACCGCACTCGACGGACCGCTGCGCACCCAGGCGTCCCGGCTGCTCACCGTGCCGAACGGCGTAATCGTCGGCGGCGCAACGGGTTACCGAGAGGGCGAACATTTCCGGGTCGGCTCGGCCACGGTCACCGTTGCCGCCGTCCTCGATGACGCCACCGCCGATCGGTTCAACGGCGGCCACCTGGTGGTCACCACGCTGCCGCTGGCGCAGCAACTGCTCGGCCGGACCGGCAACCTGGACTCCATCCAGATCGTGCCGGGCCCGAATACCTCGGCGGCACAGCTGCGTTCAGCGCTCAACGAGCTGGTCGACGGTCGCGCGGTGGTCGCCGACCCGAGCCTGCGCACGGCACAGGCCGGTGGCCCGGTGACGCTGATCCGCTACTCGACCACCATGGCGTCGGCCGCGGCGCTGATCGTCTCCGGCTTCCTCATCTACAACGCGATGAGTATGGCGGTGGCGCAACGGCGTCCGACGCTTTCGCTGCTGCGCGCGATCGGCGGCAGGCGCGCACCGATGGTCCGGGATCTGCTCGCCGAGGCGGCGCTGATCGGCATCGTCGGCGGGCTGATCGGCGCGGTATTCGGAATATTCCTGGGCCGCAACGCCATCGACCGGCTGCCCGTCGCCGTCGTGCAGTCGATGGAGGCGCGCACCGAATATATGGTGCCGGGTTACGCGATCCCGGCGGCGGTGGCGGCCTGCGTGCTCGCCAGCGTCGGCGCGGCCGCGATCGCCGCACGGCAGATCTACAAGGTGCGCCCGGTCGAGGCGCTGGTACCGGTCGGGGTTTCGAAATCCGATGCGGTGAGCCCGCTGCTGCGTTGGAGCGCAGTACTTTTGGGGACGGCGATGGTGGCGGCGGCGATCGTCATCGCGACGGCGGATATCGGCCGTCTCTCGCTGGCGTCCATCTCCCTCTCGATCGGGGCGGCGGTGGTGCTCTGCTTCGCGGCGACCGAGCCGATCGTGCGCGCCACCGGTGCCGTCGCCAGGCTCTTCGGCGCGCCCGGTGCGCTCGGAGCCACCACGCTGGAGCGCGCCCCGCGCCGCGTCTGGGCGACCGCCATGACGGTGCTGATGGCGGTCACCGCCGTCGTCGCCATGGGCAACGCGTCGCGCAATCTCGTCGACTCGGCGGGCGCCAGCTTCGACAACCTGGCCAGCTCCGATATCTACGTCAGCCCCACCTCGTGGCTGGAATTCCCGACCGGACCGCTGCTGCCGCCCGATCTGATCGGGAAGATCCGCGCCGTTCCCGGCGTCACCGGGGTGGATGCGGCGCAGATGGCCTGGGCCTCGCTCGGCGGTGGCCGGGTATTGCTGCAGGGCTACCCGAACAACTCGCGCGCCTACCCGGCCGACCTGGACTCCGCCACGCTGAATCGGCTCGCGGCCGGCGACGGGGTGGTGATCTCCCGCGACGTCGCCCGCGCGCAAGGCGTGCGCGTCGGCTCGACGCTCGACCTGCCGACGCCGACCGGTGTCCGGAAGGTCGAAGTGCTGCGGGTGATTCCGTACTTCTCCGCGATCGCGGGCGTGGTCATCCTGAACCTGGACGTGCTGCGACAGTGGTATCAGCGGCCCGGCGAGACGGTGATCACCGCGAACTTCGCGCCCGGCGCCGATCAGACCGCCGTACTCGCGGCGATCCACGCCGCGATACCGCCCGAGCTGTACGTCAATCTCGGGAAGGATGCGGCCGCGCAGACCGCGAGCAGCGTGGAACAGGGTACGGCGTTGAGCAATTCGATCCTGTGGATCACCGTGCTCGTCGCCACCGTCGCCCTGCTCAACACGCTGATGCTTTCGGTGCTCGACCGCCGCCGCGAACTCGGGGTGCTGCGGGCCATGGGCACCGGGCGCCGGTTCCTGTTGCGCACCGTGCTCGCCGAGGCGGCCGGGATCGGATTGGTCGGCGCCACACTGGGTTTGGCGATCGGCGCCGCCGTGCAGTTCCTGGCGACCCGCGCGCTCGGACACGCCATGACCATCGACGTCGTCTATCAGGCGAGCCCGATGCTGGTGGTCTACGCCGCCGCGGCGCTGCTGCTCGCGCTGATCGGCTCGATACCGCCCGCGCTGCGGGCCGCGCGGATGCCGATTGTCGAGGCGCTGGCCGTCGACTGA
- a CDS encoding serine/threonine-protein kinase has translation MLNSGDVFAGFTIERMLGQGGMGSVYLARHPRLPRQTALKLLNRELFTDAEVRARFEREADLAAQLDHPNIVAVYDRGEEDEQLWISMQYVDGIDAATVQPHSLPPERAVQIVEGVAAALDYAHGMGVLHRDVKPANIMLARSDGGKRERVFLTDFGIARLREDSTHLTQTGMFTATLAYASPEQMTGAHLDSGSDQYSLACSLYWLLTGVGPFDANNPAEIIRGHLQLAPPPVATIRPGLNPALDLVLGRAMAKRPAERFGSCGEFAAAAKQALTAPPPPPGYGPAPTVVANPALSQPVPALAYPAAPTYANQGDAPYPGQVETPQGQSFAPQFTPVPAPPQYAPTLTPASQFAPTSAPQFAQSPEHGAAQGFSSPAYPPPPNYPPQGGFPATPPPKRSNTGLLVGIGAAVVVLLVLVVGVIVVANRGGGGDDSSPTAAGKPSGAAGPAGSSTDPQVLAKAFPQVLPQGVDTKYGIGNGDGYHGKKCFLETNDRNDTKLSANSDVPNFPKWAVGWDCWGTPINEPNMIAVAFKSADDAKAAVAGFPSNTRATETKNGKSVTTYRWQKSGSGFPEGFIAVSFENDPPRANYLFLAHVTITDTVASSGFGLTSSAWKSWWSNLPL, from the coding sequence TTGCTGAACAGCGGAGATGTCTTCGCCGGCTTCACCATCGAGCGCATGCTCGGGCAGGGCGGTATGGGGTCGGTGTATCTGGCCCGCCATCCGCGGCTGCCGAGGCAGACCGCGCTGAAGCTGCTGAACCGCGAGCTGTTCACCGATGCCGAGGTGCGGGCCCGGTTCGAGCGCGAGGCCGATCTGGCCGCGCAACTGGACCATCCGAATATCGTCGCGGTCTACGACCGCGGCGAGGAGGACGAGCAGCTGTGGATCTCGATGCAGTACGTCGACGGCATCGATGCCGCGACGGTGCAGCCGCACAGCCTGCCGCCGGAGCGCGCGGTGCAGATCGTCGAGGGTGTCGCGGCGGCGCTGGATTACGCGCACGGCATGGGCGTGCTGCACCGCGACGTCAAACCGGCCAACATCATGCTGGCCCGCTCGGACGGCGGCAAGCGCGAGCGGGTGTTCCTCACCGATTTCGGAATCGCCCGGCTGCGTGAGGATTCCACGCATCTGACGCAGACCGGCATGTTCACCGCGACCCTGGCATACGCCTCGCCGGAACAGATGACCGGAGCGCATCTGGACAGCGGCTCCGACCAGTATTCGCTGGCTTGTTCGCTGTACTGGTTGCTGACCGGCGTCGGCCCGTTCGACGCGAACAATCCGGCCGAGATCATCCGCGGCCATCTGCAGTTGGCGCCGCCGCCGGTCGCAACCATCCGTCCCGGGCTGAATCCGGCGCTGGACCTGGTGCTCGGTCGAGCGATGGCGAAGCGGCCCGCCGAGCGATTCGGATCCTGCGGCGAGTTCGCGGCGGCGGCCAAACAGGCGTTGACCGCGCCACCGCCGCCGCCCGGGTATGGGCCCGCGCCGACGGTGGTAGCCAATCCCGCGCTGTCGCAGCCGGTTCCGGCGCTCGCCTATCCCGCCGCGCCGACCTATGCGAATCAGGGTGACGCGCCGTATCCGGGCCAGGTCGAGACGCCGCAGGGGCAGTCGTTCGCGCCGCAGTTCACCCCGGTTCCCGCGCCACCGCAGTACGCTCCGACCCTCACTCCGGCGTCGCAGTTCGCTCCGACTTCGGCTCCACAGTTCGCGCAGTCACCGGAACATGGTGCGGCGCAGGGGTTTTCGTCTCCTGCCTACCCGCCACCGCCGAATTATCCGCCGCAGGGCGGATTTCCGGCCACACCGCCGCCGAAGCGCTCGAATACCGGGCTGCTGGTCGGGATCGGCGCGGCGGTCGTCGTGCTGCTCGTGCTCGTCGTCGGGGTCATCGTGGTGGCGAATCGCGGTGGCGGCGGCGATGATTCGTCGCCGACGGCGGCGGGCAAACCGAGCGGCGCAGCGGGGCCCGCGGGATCGTCCACCGATCCGCAGGTGCTGGCCAAGGCGTTCCCGCAGGTGCTGCCGCAGGGTGTCGACACCAAATACGGTATCGGCAACGGCGACGGCTATCACGGTAAGAAATGCTTCCTGGAGACCAACGACCGCAACGACACCAAGCTGTCCGCCAATTCGGATGTGCCGAACTTCCCGAAGTGGGCCGTCGGCTGGGACTGCTGGGGCACCCCGATCAACGAGCCCAATATGATTGCCGTCGCGTTCAAATCGGCCGATGACGCGAAGGCCGCCGTCGCCGGATTCCCGTCCAATACCAGGGCGACGGAAACCAAGAACGGCAAGTCGGTGACCACCTACCGCTGGCAGAAATCGGGTTCCGGATTCCCGGAGGGGTTCATCGCGGTGAGCTTCGAGAACGACCCGCCGCGGGCGAACTACCTGTTCCTGGCGCATGTGACGATCACCGATACGGTGGCCTCCTCCGGCTTCGGCCTGACCAGCTCGGCGTGGAAGTCCTGGTGGTCCAACCTTCCGCTGTGA
- a CDS encoding response regulator — protein sequence MAITVLIADDQAMVRQGFGALLAAQPDISVVGDAPDGKVAVAEAKRLRPDVVLMDVRMPEMNGLDAARAILAAGFDPPVRVLMLTTFDIDDYVYEALSLGASGFLLKDAPADELVRAVRVVADGQALLAPTVTRRLIADVTRRRAAARSKPAPALTSLTPREREVLELIAKGMSNAEIAESLFVAEQTVKTHVSKVFSKLNLRDRAQAVVLAYESGLVTPG from the coding sequence GTGGCAATTACGGTGTTGATCGCCGACGATCAAGCGATGGTGCGGCAGGGTTTCGGAGCTCTGCTCGCCGCGCAACCCGATATCAGTGTGGTAGGTGACGCACCGGACGGAAAGGTGGCGGTGGCCGAGGCGAAGCGGCTGCGCCCCGATGTGGTGCTGATGGATGTGCGCATGCCCGAGATGAACGGGCTGGACGCGGCGCGGGCCATCCTGGCCGCCGGATTCGATCCGCCGGTGCGGGTGTTGATGCTCACCACCTTCGATATCGACGATTACGTCTACGAGGCGCTGAGCCTCGGTGCGAGCGGCTTCCTGCTCAAGGACGCGCCCGCGGACGAACTGGTGCGCGCGGTCCGGGTGGTGGCCGACGGTCAGGCGCTGCTCGCGCCGACGGTCACCAGGCGGCTCATCGCCGATGTCACCCGCAGGCGGGCCGCGGCCCGCAGCAAACCCGCACCCGCGCTGACCTCGCTCACCCCGCGCGAGCGCGAGGTGCTGGAGCTGATCGCCAAGGGCATGTCGAACGCGGAGATCGCGGAATCCCTGTTCGTCGCCGAGCAGACCGTGAAAACCCATGTGTCGAAGGTGTTTTCGAAGCTCAACCTGCGCGACCGGGCGCAGGCGGTGGTGCTGGCCTACGAATCGGGTCTGGTCACGCCGGGCTGA
- a CDS encoding sensor histidine kinase: MKRNRRARTEADQLERPAKTKSRLRRIDGRMFVDGLTVLVATVFFIVAWPTLHITHAVPVPIQPLFAAIAALPVLLVRLNPALGWAISAGSALLITLAIPHQPGNQLPFQVVHILALFVLLFAVAVQASPQIVGIAWAATSLLLGTTMPGQGVWAWPIALAAVVLIALLVRWLVYSRRQLVRKEEENEVERARRAILEEKARIARDLHDVVAHHMSLVVVQAQTAPYRVDGVTDAARAEFESIGATAREALNEIRGMLGVLRSDGQLPEHAPQPRAADVLGLFDGAKRAGVDITWAVDGPLDAVPDTAGLALYRIVQESLSNASRHAPGAAVRVHVVVAPELALTVVNGPGAVPAKPVGNGGHGIAGMRARAVAVGGDIDAGPRPDGGFEVRARLPLHASAESVIAAAHQI, from the coding sequence ATGAAGCGGAACAGGCGTGCCCGGACCGAGGCCGATCAACTGGAGCGGCCCGCGAAGACGAAGTCGCGGTTGCGACGGATCGACGGCCGGATGTTCGTCGACGGGCTCACGGTGCTGGTCGCGACGGTGTTCTTCATCGTCGCCTGGCCGACCCTGCATATTACGCACGCCGTGCCCGTGCCCATCCAGCCGCTGTTCGCCGCCATCGCCGCCCTCCCGGTGCTGCTCGTTCGGCTCAACCCGGCGCTGGGCTGGGCCATTTCGGCGGGTTCCGCGCTACTCATCACGCTGGCCATCCCGCATCAGCCCGGCAACCAACTCCCGTTCCAAGTGGTGCACATCCTGGCGCTGTTCGTGCTGCTGTTCGCAGTGGCGGTGCAGGCGTCGCCGCAGATCGTCGGCATCGCCTGGGCGGCGACCTCGCTGCTGCTCGGCACCACCATGCCCGGTCAGGGCGTCTGGGCCTGGCCGATCGCGCTGGCGGCCGTCGTGCTCATCGCGCTGCTGGTGCGCTGGCTGGTGTATTCCAGGCGGCAGCTGGTGCGCAAGGAGGAGGAGAACGAGGTGGAGCGGGCCCGCCGCGCCATCCTCGAGGAGAAGGCGCGCATCGCCCGCGACCTGCACGATGTCGTCGCCCACCACATGTCGCTGGTGGTGGTGCAGGCGCAGACCGCGCCATACCGGGTGGATGGGGTAACCGACGCGGCCAGAGCCGAATTCGAATCGATCGGCGCGACGGCGCGCGAGGCGCTCAACGAGATCCGCGGCATGCTCGGCGTGCTGCGCAGCGACGGCCAGCTGCCCGAACACGCACCGCAACCGAGGGCCGCCGATGTGCTCGGCCTGTTCGACGGCGCCAAGCGCGCAGGCGTCGATATCACCTGGGCGGTGGACGGACCGCTCGACGCGGTGCCGGATACCGCGGGGCTCGCGCTGTATCGCATCGTGCAGGAGTCGCTGTCCAACGCGTCGCGGCACGCGCCGGGCGCGGCCGTGCGGGTCCATGTCGTTGTCGCGCCCGAACTGGCGCTGACGGTGGTGAACGGGCCCGGTGCCGTGCCCGCCAAACCCGTCGGCAACGGCGGGCACGGCATCGCGGGGATGCGCGCCCGCGCGGTGGCCGTCGGCGGGGATATCGACGCCGGGCCGCGCCCGGACGGCGGTTTCGAGGTCCGGGCCCGGCTGCCGCTGCACGCCTCCGCCGAGAGTGTGATCGCCGCGGCGCACCAAATATGA